One region of Triticum aestivum cultivar Chinese Spring chromosome 6B, IWGSC CS RefSeq v2.1, whole genome shotgun sequence genomic DNA includes:
- the LOC543296 gene encoding dehydrin DHN4 → MEYQGQQQRGRVDEYGNPVAGHGVGTGMETHGGVGTGAAAGGHFQPMRDEHQTGRGILHRSGSSSSSSSEDDGMGGRRKKGIKEKIKEKLPGGHGDQQHTGGTYRQQGTGMVGTGGTYGQKGHTGMTGTGGTYGQQGHTGMTGTGGTYGQQGHTGMTGTGGTYGQQGHTGMAGTGAHGTTATGGTYGQPGHTGMTGTGAHGTGGTYGQHGTDTGEKKGIMDKIKEKLPGQH, encoded by the exons ATGGAGTACCAGGGACAGCAGCAGCGTGGCCGCGTCGACGAGTACGGCAACCCGGTGGCCGGACATGGCGTCGGCACCGGCATGGAGACGCACGGCGGCGTCGGCACCGGCGCGGCCGCCGGTGGGCATTTCCAGCCCATGAGGGACGAGCACCAGACCGGCCGTGGGATCCTGCACCGCTCCGgcagctccagctccagctcg TCTGAGGATGATGGCatgggcgggaggaggaagaagggcatcaaggagaagatcaaggagaagctCCCCGGTGGCCACGGTGACCAGCAGCACACCGGTGGCACCTACAGACAGCAGGGTACTGGCATGGTCGGCACCGGCGGCACCTACGGGCAGAAGGGTCACACTGGGATGACCGGCACCGGCGGCACCTACGGGCAGCAGGGTCACACTGGGATGACCGGCACCGGCGGCACCTACGGGCAGCAGGGCCACACTGGGATGACCGGCACCGGCGGCACCTACGGACAGCAAGGCCACACCGGGATGGCCGGCACCGGGGCGCATGGCACCACGGCCACTGGTGGCACCTACGGGCAGCCGGGCCACACCGGGATGACAGGCACGGGGGCGCACGGCACCGGAGGCACCTACGGGCAGCACGGCACTGACACCGGCGAGAAGAAGGGCATCATGGACAAGATCAAGGAGAAGCTCCCAGGCCAGCACTGA